One segment of Eschrichtius robustus isolate mEscRob2 chromosome 3, mEscRob2.pri, whole genome shotgun sequence DNA contains the following:
- the GORAB gene encoding RAB6-interacting golgin isoform X1: MAQGWAGFSEEELRRLKQTKDPFEPQRRLVPVKKSRQQLQREKALQEQSQKLGLQDGSTSLPPEQLLSAPKQRFNTQRPCSSPPTPPTLTSPIGDGKPQGIESQPRELGLKNSHEGHKNAEVLPPKPDCKLEKKKVELQEKSRWEVLQQEQRLMEEKNKRKKALLAKAIAERSKRTQAETMKLKRIQKELQALDDMVSADIGILRNRIDQASLDYSYAWKRFDRAEAEYVTAKLDLQRKTELKEQLTEHLCTIIQQNELRKAKKLEELMQQLDVHADEETLELEVEVERLLCEQEAGVGKQVVHLERPFQPSGESMTLGCAKENKKHQDQAASPKVDEQCESSSSIALLDPDQPKQEVETTVKDISAALTT, translated from the exons ATCCATTTGAACCACAGCGGCGTCTTGTCCCTGTGAAGAAAAGTCGACAACAACTTCAGCGAGAAAAAGCCCTTCAAGAGCAAAGCCAAAAACTTGGACTTCAAGATGGATCAACCTCATTACCTCCAGAGCAGCTGCTTTCTGCACCAAAACAAAGATTTAATACTCAAAGACCATGTTcttctccccccactccccctaCACTCACCTCTCCTATTGGTGATGGAAAACCACAGGGTATTGAAAGTCAACCAAGGGAACTAGGACTTAAGAATTCCCATGAAGGTCACAAAAATGCTGAGGTTCTACCTCCAAAACCAGAttgcaaattggaaaaaaagaaagtggaatt GCAAGAAAAATCTCGTTGGGAAGTCCTCCAACAAGAACAACGGctaatggaagagaaaaataaacgtaAGAAAGCTCTTTTGGCTAAAGCTATTGCAGAAAG atctaAAAGAACTCAGGCAGAAACCATGAAACTAAAGAGGATCCAGAAGGAGTTACAGGCTTTAGATGACATGGTGTCAGCTGACATTGGAATCCTCAGGAACCGGATTGATCAGGCCAGCCTTGACTATTCATATGCTTG GAAGCGGTTTGACAGGGCTGAAGCAGAGTATGTCACAGCAAAGCTAGATCTACAGCGCAAGACTGAGCTTAAAGAGCAGCTCACTGAGCACCTTTGCACGATCATACAGCAAAACGAGCTCCGCAAGGCCAAGAAGTTGGAGGAGTTGATGCAGCAACTAGATGTGCACGCTGATGAGGAGACTTTGGAGCTcgaggtggaggtggagagacTGCTGTGTGAACAAGAAGCAGGAGTAGGGAAACAAGTGGTTCATTTAGAGAGGCCATTTCAGCCTTCTGGGGAGAGTATGACCTTAGGGTGTGCTAAAGAGAACAAAAAGCATCAAGACCAGGCTGCTTCCCCAAAGGTAGATGAACAGTGTGAAAGCTCCAGTAGCATTGCCCTTCTTGATCCAGACCAGCCAAAGCAAGAAGTGGAAACTACTGTAAAAGACATTTCAGCTGCTCTGACCACGTGA